A region from the Benincasa hispida cultivar B227 chromosome 8, ASM972705v1, whole genome shotgun sequence genome encodes:
- the LOC120083332 gene encoding mediator of RNA polymerase II transcription subunit 16 isoform X1 — protein sequence MSQVSNATEGEEEPLVHPLELPKGSDKTEVVAAEEEQVMEKPEDSMDEYLVTPATVFRIKLKQPRSNLQHKMSVPELCRNFSAVAWCGKLNAIACASETCARIPSSNANPPFWIPIHIVIPERPTECAVFNVIADSPRDSVQFIEWSPTSCPRALLIANFHGRTTIWTQPSRGPANLVRDASCWQLEHEWRQDIAVVTKWLSGLSAYRWLSSKSNSSNSKPNFEEKFLPQQSQTSARWPNFLCVCSVFSSGSVQLHWSQWPPSQNSSPPKWFCTSKGLLGAGPSGIMAADAIITDSGAMHVAGVPIVNPSTVVVWEVTPGPGNGFQATPKTNTSNGVPAPLSPPNWSGFAPLAAYLFSWQEFLLSELKQGKKQTDQDVNDTIPLHCSPVSNFSAYVSPEAAAQSATTTTWGSGVTAVAFDPTRGGSVIAIVIVEGQYMSPYDPDEGPSISGWRVQRWESSLQPVVLHQIFGNPTASFGGQAPMQTVWLSKVDTSISPTSDFKSNQSTVSGANSDLRKLSGAYIDKAKRVCFDPFDLPSDVRTLARIVYSAHGGEIAVAFLCGGVHIFSGPNFAPVENYQINVGPAIAAPAFSSTSCCSASVWHDVNKDCTMLKIIRVLPPAAPSNQLKANSSTWERAIAERFWWSLLVGVDWWDAVGCTQSAAEDGIVSPNSVIAVLDADFHSLPSSQHRQQYGPSLDRIKCRLLEGTNAQEVRAMVLDMQARLLLDMLGKGIESALINPSALLSEPWHASGETLSGIDPEAMAVEPALIPSIQAYVDAVLDLASHFITRLRRYASFCRTLASHAVTAGTGSNRNMVASPTQSSASPATSQGAQSGTTSTTGSTQMQAWVQGAIAKISSTTDGVTSSTPNPISGSSTFMPISINTGTFPGTPAVRLIGDCHFLHRLCQLLLFCFFFRRTQLPRYIGNSQRNADANIQKPQPAVPGKVEEINSISVKPVQNIVKPDESQIARAGQLVTGAKGAEEGLAGRSRIGTGNAGQGYTSEEVKVLFLILIDLCRRTASLPHPLPVSQVGSSNIQVRLHYIDGNYTVLPEVVEASLGPHMQNMPRPRGADAAGLLLRELELHPPAEEWHRRNMYGGPWSDVDDLGPTDDNSKLSNSSDPLDLNSLENCNVYYGANGLWPRKRRMSERDAAFGLNTSIGLGAFLGIMGSRRDVVTAVWKTGLEGVWYKCMRCLRQTSAFASPGATNDTTQNERETWWISRWAYGCPMCGGTWVRVV from the exons ATGAGTCAAGTTTCCAACGCTACGGAAGGGGAGGAAGAACCCCTGGTTCATCCTTTGGAGCTTCCCAAAGGTTCCGACAAAACGGAAGTTGTGGCTGCTGAGGAGGAGCAGGTTATGGAAAAACCTGAAGATTCAATGGACGAGTACTTGGTCACCCCTGCTACTGTTTTTCGAATTAAGCTCAAGCAACCAAGATCCAATTTGCAGCACAAAATGAGTGTTCCTGAGCTCTGTCGCaattttag TGCTGTTGCTTGGTGTGGCAAGCTGAATGCTATTGCCTGTGCATCCGAGACATGTGCGAGAATTCCGAG TTCCAATGCAAACCCACCATTTTGGATCCCCATTCACATTGTGATTCCAGAGCGACCGACAGAGTGTGCCGTGTTTAATGTCATTGCAG ATTCTCCACGCGATTCTGTCCAATTTATTGAATGGTCCCCAACTTCCTGTCCACGTGCTCTGCTAATAGCTAATTTCCATGGGAGGACAACTATTTGGACTCAACCTTCTCGG GGTCCAGCTAACCTTGTTCGTGATGCTAGCTGCTGGCAGCTTGAGCATGAATGGCGACAGGATATTGCAGTTGTTACAAAGTGGCTGTCAGGGTTGTCTGCA TATAGGTGGCTTTCGTCAAAATCCAACTCATCAAActccaagccaaattttgaggaaaaatttCTGCCACAGCAGTCACAAACGTCAg CTAGGTGGCCAAATTTTCTTTGCGTTTGTTCAGTTTTCTCTTCAGGCTCTGTTCAACTTCATTGGTCCCAGTGGCCTCCTAGTCAAAATAGCTCACCACCAAAATGGTTCTGCACAAGCAAAGGACTTTTGGGTGCTGGACCAAGTGGGATCATGGCTGCTGATGCCATCATAACAGATAGTGGTGCCATGCATGTAGCAGGAGTTCCAATTGTAAATCCATCCACTGTTGTTGTTTGGGAGGTTACTCCTGGCCCTGGAAATGGGTTTCAAGCCACTCCGAAGACAAACACAAGCAATGGGGTCCCTGCTCCACTCAGTCCTCCTAATTGGTCTGGTTTTGCCCCATTGGCTGCATATCTGTTTAGCTGGCAAGAATTTTTATTATCTGAGTTAAAGCAAGGAAAAAAGCAGACTGATCAAGATGTCAATGATACTATTCCACTTCATTGTTCACCAGTTTCTAATTTTTCTGCATATGTGTCCCCTGAGGCTGCAGCTCAATCTGCCACAACTACAACATGGGGTTCTGGTGTTACCGCTGTTGCCTTTGACCCAACTCGGGGTGGCTCTGTTATAGCTATTGTTATAGTTGAGG GACAGTACATGTCTCCTTATGATCCAGATGAAGGTCCTTCAATTTCTGGGTGGAGAGTGCAACGTTGGGAATCTTCACTTCAACCTGTTGTTCTCCATCAAATTTTTGGAAATCCCACTGCCAGCTTTGGTGGTCAGGCACCCATGCAAACGGTTTGGTTATCTAAAGTGGACACGAGCATTTCACCAACTAgtgattttaaatctaatcaaTCAACAGTTTCGGGAGCAAACTCTGATCTACGGAAGTTGTCTGGGGCTTATATTGATAAGGCAAAAAGAGTTTGTTTTGATCCATTTGATCTTCCCAGTGATGTCAGAACACTTGCTCGAATAGTGTATTCTGCTCATGGTGGTGAGATAGCTGTTGCTTTTCTATGTGGTGGGGTGCATATTTTCTCTGGTCCAAACTTCGCTCCTGTCGAGAACTACCAGATCAATGTTGGACCAGCCATTGCTGCCCCTGCTTTTTCTTCCACTAGCTGCTGTTCTGCATCTGTTTGGCATGATGTAAATAAGGACTGCACCATGTTGAAGATCATTCGTGTTCTTCCTCCTGCAGCTCCTAGCAATCAGCTGAAGGCAAACTCTTCAACTTGGGAGCGTGCAATTGCTGAAAG GTTTTGGTGGAGCCTTCTCGTTGGTGTTGATTGGTGGGATGCTGTTGGCTGTACACAGAGTGCTGCTGAAGATGGCATTG TTTCTCCAAATAGCGTCATAGCAGTCTTGGATGCTGATTTTCATTCACTTCCTTCTAGCCAACACAGGCAGCAGTATGGTCCT AGCTTGGACAGGATAAAATGCAGATTGTTGGAAGGCACTAATGCCCAAGAAGTCAGGGCAATGGTTTTAGATATGCAAGCAAGGTTGTTGCTGGATATGTTGGGTAAAGGAATTGAATCTGCTTTAATAAATCCATCTGCTTTACTATCTGAGCCATGGCATGCATCCGGTGAAACATTATCCGGCATTGATCCTGAAGCAATGGCTGTAGAACCAGCACTGATTCCCAGCATTCAG GCTTACGTTGATGCTGTGCTTGATCTTGCTTCACATTTTATTACACGTTTGCGACGTTATGCTAGTTTCTGCCGCACTTTGGCAAGTCATGCTGTTACAGCAGGAACTGGTAGCAACCGTAATATGGTGGCCAGTCCTACTCAGAGTTCTGCATCTCCTGCAACAAGCCAGG GTGCTCAAAGCGGTACAACGAGTACTACAGGAAGCACCCAGATGCAAGCTTGGGTGCAAGGTGCAATTGCCAAGATTAGTAGCACAACTGATGGAGTAACCAGTTCAACACCAAACCCCATTAGCGGTTCATCTACCTTTATGCCAATAAGCATAAACACTGGAACTTTTCCTGGAACCCCAGCCGTTCGGCTTATTGGGGACTGCCATTTCTTACACAGATTATGCCAACTTTTGCTCTTCTGTTTTTTCTTTCGCCGAACACAGCTTCCCCGTTATATTGGTAATTCACAAAGAAATGCTGATGCAAACATCCAGAAACCTCAACCTGCTGTTCCTGGGAAAGTGGAGGAGATCAACTCCATTTCTGTCAAGCCGGTGCAAAATATAGTTAAGCCTGATGAAAGTCAAATAGCTCGAGCTGGTCAGCTTGTAACTGGAGCTAAAGGTGCTGAAGAAGGGCTTGCTGGTAGGTCAAGAATTGGTACAGGAAATGCCGGTCAAGGATATACTTCTGAGGAG GTGAAAGTTCTTTTCCTCATACTTATCGATCTCTGCCGTCGTACTGCTAGTCTTCCACATCCATTACCTGTTTCCCAGGTGGGGAGTAGTAATATCCAAGTGCGTCTGCATTACATTGACGGCAACTATACTGTATTACCTGAAGTTGTAGAAGCATCCCTTGGTCCACATATGCAG AATATGCCCCGGCCTAGAGGTGCGGATGCTGCTGGTCTGTTGCTAAGGGAATTAGAACTCCACCCTCCAGCTGAAGAATGGCACAGGCGGAATATGTATGGTGGGCCTTGGTCTGATGTAGATGATTTGGGTCCCACAGATGATAATTCTAAGCTCAGTAATTCATCAGACCCACTTGATCTCAACTCATTGGAAAATTGCAATGTTTATTATGGAGCTAATGGTTTGTGGCCTAGGAAGCGCAGGATGTCTGAAAGAGATGCTGCTTTTGGCTTGAATACGTCCATTGGCCTTGGAGCATTCCTAGGTATAATGGGATCTCGTAGAGATGTTGTGACTGCTGTCTGGAAGACTGGTCTTGAAGGGGTTTGGTATAAG TGCATGAGATGTTTGAGGCAGACATCAGCCTTTGCTTCACCTGGTGCTACTAATGATACTACTCAAAATGAGAGGGAAACTTGGTGGATTAGCCGATGGGCTTATGGATGCCCAATGTGTGGTGGAACATGGGTTCGAGTTGTATAA
- the LOC120083332 gene encoding mediator of RNA polymerase II transcription subunit 16 isoform X2 — translation MGGQLFGLNLLGVQLTLFVMLAAGSLSMNGDRILQLLQSGCQGCLQWLSSKSNSSNSKPNFEEKFLPQQSQTSARWPNFLCVCSVFSSGSVQLHWSQWPPSQNSSPPKWFCTSKGLLGAGPSGIMAADAIITDSGAMHVAGVPIVNPSTVVVWEVTPGPGNGFQATPKTNTSNGVPAPLSPPNWSGFAPLAAYLFSWQEFLLSELKQGKKQTDQDVNDTIPLHCSPVSNFSAYVSPEAAAQSATTTTWGSGVTAVAFDPTRGGSVIAIVIVEGQYMSPYDPDEGPSISGWRVQRWESSLQPVVLHQIFGNPTASFGGQAPMQTVWLSKVDTSISPTSDFKSNQSTVSGANSDLRKLSGAYIDKAKRVCFDPFDLPSDVRTLARIVYSAHGGEIAVAFLCGGVHIFSGPNFAPVENYQINVGPAIAAPAFSSTSCCSASVWHDVNKDCTMLKIIRVLPPAAPSNQLKANSSTWERAIAERFWWSLLVGVDWWDAVGCTQSAAEDGIVSPNSVIAVLDADFHSLPSSQHRQQYGPSLDRIKCRLLEGTNAQEVRAMVLDMQARLLLDMLGKGIESALINPSALLSEPWHASGETLSGIDPEAMAVEPALIPSIQAYVDAVLDLASHFITRLRRYASFCRTLASHAVTAGTGSNRNMVASPTQSSASPATSQGAQSGTTSTTGSTQMQAWVQGAIAKISSTTDGVTSSTPNPISGSSTFMPISINTGTFPGTPAVRLIGDCHFLHRLCQLLLFCFFFRRTQLPRYIGNSQRNADANIQKPQPAVPGKVEEINSISVKPVQNIVKPDESQIARAGQLVTGAKGAEEGLAGRSRIGTGNAGQGYTSEEVKVLFLILIDLCRRTASLPHPLPVSQVGSSNIQVRLHYIDGNYTVLPEVVEASLGPHMQNMPRPRGADAAGLLLRELELHPPAEEWHRRNMYGGPWSDVDDLGPTDDNSKLSNSSDPLDLNSLENCNVYYGANGLWPRKRRMSERDAAFGLNTSIGLGAFLGIMGSRRDVVTAVWKTGLEGVWYKCMRCLRQTSAFASPGATNDTTQNERETWWISRWAYGCPMCGGTWVRVV, via the exons ATGGGAGGACAACTATTTGGACTCAACCTTCTCGG GGTCCAGCTAACCTTGTTCGTGATGCTAGCTGCTGGCAGCTTGAGCATGAATGGCGACAGGATATTGCAGTTGTTACAAAGTGGCTGTCAGGGTTGTCTGCA GTGGCTTTCGTCAAAATCCAACTCATCAAActccaagccaaattttgaggaaaaatttCTGCCACAGCAGTCACAAACGTCAg CTAGGTGGCCAAATTTTCTTTGCGTTTGTTCAGTTTTCTCTTCAGGCTCTGTTCAACTTCATTGGTCCCAGTGGCCTCCTAGTCAAAATAGCTCACCACCAAAATGGTTCTGCACAAGCAAAGGACTTTTGGGTGCTGGACCAAGTGGGATCATGGCTGCTGATGCCATCATAACAGATAGTGGTGCCATGCATGTAGCAGGAGTTCCAATTGTAAATCCATCCACTGTTGTTGTTTGGGAGGTTACTCCTGGCCCTGGAAATGGGTTTCAAGCCACTCCGAAGACAAACACAAGCAATGGGGTCCCTGCTCCACTCAGTCCTCCTAATTGGTCTGGTTTTGCCCCATTGGCTGCATATCTGTTTAGCTGGCAAGAATTTTTATTATCTGAGTTAAAGCAAGGAAAAAAGCAGACTGATCAAGATGTCAATGATACTATTCCACTTCATTGTTCACCAGTTTCTAATTTTTCTGCATATGTGTCCCCTGAGGCTGCAGCTCAATCTGCCACAACTACAACATGGGGTTCTGGTGTTACCGCTGTTGCCTTTGACCCAACTCGGGGTGGCTCTGTTATAGCTATTGTTATAGTTGAGG GACAGTACATGTCTCCTTATGATCCAGATGAAGGTCCTTCAATTTCTGGGTGGAGAGTGCAACGTTGGGAATCTTCACTTCAACCTGTTGTTCTCCATCAAATTTTTGGAAATCCCACTGCCAGCTTTGGTGGTCAGGCACCCATGCAAACGGTTTGGTTATCTAAAGTGGACACGAGCATTTCACCAACTAgtgattttaaatctaatcaaTCAACAGTTTCGGGAGCAAACTCTGATCTACGGAAGTTGTCTGGGGCTTATATTGATAAGGCAAAAAGAGTTTGTTTTGATCCATTTGATCTTCCCAGTGATGTCAGAACACTTGCTCGAATAGTGTATTCTGCTCATGGTGGTGAGATAGCTGTTGCTTTTCTATGTGGTGGGGTGCATATTTTCTCTGGTCCAAACTTCGCTCCTGTCGAGAACTACCAGATCAATGTTGGACCAGCCATTGCTGCCCCTGCTTTTTCTTCCACTAGCTGCTGTTCTGCATCTGTTTGGCATGATGTAAATAAGGACTGCACCATGTTGAAGATCATTCGTGTTCTTCCTCCTGCAGCTCCTAGCAATCAGCTGAAGGCAAACTCTTCAACTTGGGAGCGTGCAATTGCTGAAAG GTTTTGGTGGAGCCTTCTCGTTGGTGTTGATTGGTGGGATGCTGTTGGCTGTACACAGAGTGCTGCTGAAGATGGCATTG TTTCTCCAAATAGCGTCATAGCAGTCTTGGATGCTGATTTTCATTCACTTCCTTCTAGCCAACACAGGCAGCAGTATGGTCCT AGCTTGGACAGGATAAAATGCAGATTGTTGGAAGGCACTAATGCCCAAGAAGTCAGGGCAATGGTTTTAGATATGCAAGCAAGGTTGTTGCTGGATATGTTGGGTAAAGGAATTGAATCTGCTTTAATAAATCCATCTGCTTTACTATCTGAGCCATGGCATGCATCCGGTGAAACATTATCCGGCATTGATCCTGAAGCAATGGCTGTAGAACCAGCACTGATTCCCAGCATTCAG GCTTACGTTGATGCTGTGCTTGATCTTGCTTCACATTTTATTACACGTTTGCGACGTTATGCTAGTTTCTGCCGCACTTTGGCAAGTCATGCTGTTACAGCAGGAACTGGTAGCAACCGTAATATGGTGGCCAGTCCTACTCAGAGTTCTGCATCTCCTGCAACAAGCCAGG GTGCTCAAAGCGGTACAACGAGTACTACAGGAAGCACCCAGATGCAAGCTTGGGTGCAAGGTGCAATTGCCAAGATTAGTAGCACAACTGATGGAGTAACCAGTTCAACACCAAACCCCATTAGCGGTTCATCTACCTTTATGCCAATAAGCATAAACACTGGAACTTTTCCTGGAACCCCAGCCGTTCGGCTTATTGGGGACTGCCATTTCTTACACAGATTATGCCAACTTTTGCTCTTCTGTTTTTTCTTTCGCCGAACACAGCTTCCCCGTTATATTGGTAATTCACAAAGAAATGCTGATGCAAACATCCAGAAACCTCAACCTGCTGTTCCTGGGAAAGTGGAGGAGATCAACTCCATTTCTGTCAAGCCGGTGCAAAATATAGTTAAGCCTGATGAAAGTCAAATAGCTCGAGCTGGTCAGCTTGTAACTGGAGCTAAAGGTGCTGAAGAAGGGCTTGCTGGTAGGTCAAGAATTGGTACAGGAAATGCCGGTCAAGGATATACTTCTGAGGAG GTGAAAGTTCTTTTCCTCATACTTATCGATCTCTGCCGTCGTACTGCTAGTCTTCCACATCCATTACCTGTTTCCCAGGTGGGGAGTAGTAATATCCAAGTGCGTCTGCATTACATTGACGGCAACTATACTGTATTACCTGAAGTTGTAGAAGCATCCCTTGGTCCACATATGCAG AATATGCCCCGGCCTAGAGGTGCGGATGCTGCTGGTCTGTTGCTAAGGGAATTAGAACTCCACCCTCCAGCTGAAGAATGGCACAGGCGGAATATGTATGGTGGGCCTTGGTCTGATGTAGATGATTTGGGTCCCACAGATGATAATTCTAAGCTCAGTAATTCATCAGACCCACTTGATCTCAACTCATTGGAAAATTGCAATGTTTATTATGGAGCTAATGGTTTGTGGCCTAGGAAGCGCAGGATGTCTGAAAGAGATGCTGCTTTTGGCTTGAATACGTCCATTGGCCTTGGAGCATTCCTAGGTATAATGGGATCTCGTAGAGATGTTGTGACTGCTGTCTGGAAGACTGGTCTTGAAGGGGTTTGGTATAAG TGCATGAGATGTTTGAGGCAGACATCAGCCTTTGCTTCACCTGGTGCTACTAATGATACTACTCAAAATGAGAGGGAAACTTGGTGGATTAGCCGATGGGCTTATGGATGCCCAATGTGTGGTGGAACATGGGTTCGAGTTGTATAA